A region from the Catellatospora sp. TT07R-123 genome encodes:
- a CDS encoding LysR family transcriptional regulator: MADYAAPMDLTALRSFHEVCQQGSISAAATALGYTQSAVSRQLATLEAALRGPLLHRHARGVRPTPAGEALLAHTAAILARVERAAEEVAAARTRQPARLRVGAVPTAVGHLLPRALIRFAADEPGVRVSFAEGVTPRLLPRLRDGKLDLVVVTDYPPGLPVLDGVRVVHLLDDPLLLALPRGHRLAAAERVDLADLAEEAWVEDYAGAAAVLTSACGRAGFTPRVEIETGGWMGKLAFVAAGFGVCLVPGLLAPAVRADVAIRELSDPPRRAVYAALRTRDARTGPAARFADALVEAAAGAA; encoded by the coding sequence ATGGCTGACTACGCTGCCCCGATGGACCTCACCGCGCTGCGCTCGTTCCACGAGGTGTGCCAGCAGGGCTCGATCAGCGCCGCCGCCACCGCGCTGGGCTACACCCAGTCCGCGGTGTCGCGGCAGCTCGCGACCCTGGAGGCGGCGCTGCGGGGCCCGCTGCTGCACCGGCATGCCCGAGGGGTGCGGCCCACCCCGGCGGGCGAGGCGCTGCTCGCGCACACGGCGGCGATCCTGGCCCGGGTCGAGCGGGCCGCTGAGGAGGTAGCGGCGGCCCGCACCCGCCAACCCGCCCGGCTGCGCGTCGGCGCGGTGCCCACCGCCGTCGGGCACCTGCTGCCCCGGGCGCTGATCCGGTTCGCCGCCGACGAACCCGGCGTACGGGTCAGCTTCGCCGAAGGCGTCACCCCACGGCTGCTCCCCCGGCTGCGCGACGGCAAGCTCGACCTGGTCGTGGTCACCGACTACCCGCCCGGCCTGCCCGTGCTCGACGGCGTACGCGTGGTGCACCTGCTCGACGATCCGCTGCTGCTGGCCCTGCCGCGCGGCCACCGGCTGGCCGCAGCCGAGCGCGTCGACCTGGCCGACCTGGCCGAAGAGGCGTGGGTCGAGGACTACGCGGGCGCGGCGGCAGTGCTGACCAGCGCGTGCGGGCGGGCCGGGTTCACCCCGCGCGTCGAGATCGAGACCGGCGGCTGGATGGGCAAGCTCGCGTTCGTGGCGGCCGGGTTCGGGGTGTGCCTGGTCCCGGGGCTGCTGGCGCCGGCCGTACGCGCCGATGTGGCGATCCGCGAGCTGAGCGACCCGCCCAGGCGCGCCGTGTACGCCGCGCTGCGCACCCGCGACGCGCGCACCGGACCGGCCGCCCGCTTCGCCGACGCGCTGGTCGAGGCGGCGGCCGGGGCGGCCTGA
- a CDS encoding bifunctional SulP family inorganic anion transporter/carbonic anhydrase, translated as MNGFWRERLRADLPASLVVVLVALPLSLGIAVASGAPVIAGLISAVVGGIVAGVLGGSVVQVSGPAAGLTLIVAQTVATFGWRGACAITVAAGLLQLLLGASRVARAALAVSPAVVHGMLAGVGVVIVLSQIHVLLGDAPQASPLANLRALPRELMHNHTTAVLIGVLTLAVLALWRYVPALPRWIPAPLAAVVIGTVTAAATGWPVQRVEIPDDVLSFEAGPQWPTGPLHLALAAVGAVAMVASVESLLCAVAVDRMHAGPRVNLDRELCGQGAANLVAGALGGLPVAGVIVRSSTNVRAGARSRLSTVLHGVWILALVVAAVPVIELIPLPALAALLVYTGVQMVNLTHAQQVHQHRETPVYLLTLLSVVVLGLFEGVLVGMGCALLLSVWRLTHATVRAYLDGQGWHVVVEGSVTFLAVPRLSRELAQVPAGTAVSVELNADFMDHAAVTALHDWLVGHERGGGTVEVHELHHDWYAGAITGQRPPARKPHPAAWWLPRIHRPAGAAPAAPDASMPDGVSHGGGARERLARGARMFHRHAARRIAPLLADLARTGQQPTQLFITCSDSRLVPSLITATGPGDLFVVRNVGNLVPDSGDGDAAGVGAAVDFALNVLEVRTITVCGHSGCGALAALLRPVTHPAPMPHLGRWLRHAEPSLARVEAAAPSDVDHLTRLCQTNVVQQLEHLMSYPAVRERVAAGRLELVGMYFDLATSRVHLLGADQAFVPVEALSRS; from the coding sequence ATGAACGGGTTCTGGCGGGAACGGTTGCGGGCTGATCTGCCCGCTTCCCTGGTGGTGGTCCTGGTCGCGCTGCCGCTGTCGCTGGGCATCGCGGTCGCGTCCGGGGCGCCGGTGATCGCGGGCCTGATCAGCGCGGTCGTCGGCGGCATCGTCGCCGGCGTGCTCGGCGGCTCGGTGGTGCAGGTCAGCGGCCCGGCGGCCGGGCTGACCCTGATCGTGGCGCAGACCGTCGCCACGTTCGGCTGGCGCGGCGCCTGCGCGATCACGGTCGCGGCGGGGCTGCTGCAACTGCTGCTCGGCGCCTCGCGGGTCGCCCGCGCGGCGCTGGCGGTGTCCCCGGCGGTGGTGCACGGCATGCTCGCCGGGGTCGGCGTCGTGATCGTCCTGTCGCAGATCCACGTGCTGCTCGGCGACGCGCCGCAGGCCTCGCCGCTGGCCAACCTCAGGGCGCTGCCGCGCGAACTGATGCACAACCACACCACGGCGGTGCTGATCGGGGTGCTCACCCTGGCCGTCCTGGCGCTGTGGCGGTATGTGCCGGCGCTGCCCAGGTGGATCCCGGCGCCGCTGGCCGCCGTCGTGATCGGCACCGTGACCGCGGCGGCCACCGGCTGGCCGGTGCAGCGGGTGGAGATCCCCGACGACGTGCTGTCGTTCGAGGCCGGGCCGCAGTGGCCGACCGGACCGCTGCACCTGGCGCTGGCGGCGGTCGGCGCCGTGGCGATGGTGGCCAGCGTGGAGTCGCTGCTGTGCGCGGTGGCCGTCGACCGGATGCACGCCGGGCCGCGGGTCAACCTGGACCGGGAGCTGTGCGGGCAGGGCGCCGCCAACCTGGTCGCCGGGGCACTGGGCGGCCTGCCGGTGGCGGGGGTGATCGTGCGGTCGTCGACGAACGTACGCGCCGGAGCCCGCTCGCGGCTGTCCACGGTGCTGCACGGCGTCTGGATCCTGGCGCTGGTCGTCGCCGCCGTGCCGGTGATCGAACTGATTCCGCTGCCCGCGCTGGCGGCGCTGCTGGTCTATACCGGCGTCCAGATGGTCAACCTGACCCACGCCCAGCAGGTGCACCAGCACCGGGAGACCCCGGTCTACCTGCTGACGCTGCTGTCGGTGGTGGTGCTGGGCCTGTTCGAGGGCGTCCTGGTCGGGATGGGCTGCGCGCTGCTGCTGTCGGTGTGGCGGCTCACCCACGCCACGGTCCGCGCCTACCTGGACGGCCAGGGCTGGCACGTCGTGGTCGAGGGCTCGGTGACGTTCCTGGCGGTGCCGCGACTGAGCCGGGAGCTGGCCCAGGTGCCCGCCGGGACCGCGGTCTCGGTCGAGCTGAACGCCGACTTCATGGACCACGCCGCGGTGACCGCGCTGCACGACTGGCTCGTCGGGCACGAGCGCGGCGGCGGCACCGTCGAGGTGCACGAACTGCACCACGACTGGTACGCCGGTGCGATCACCGGCCAGCGGCCGCCGGCCCGCAAGCCGCACCCGGCCGCGTGGTGGCTGCCCCGCATCCACCGCCCAGCCGGGGCCGCCCCCGCCGCGCCGGACGCGTCCATGCCGGACGGCGTATCGCACGGCGGCGGGGCGCGCGAGCGGCTGGCCCGCGGGGCGCGGATGTTCCACCGCCACGCCGCCCGGCGGATCGCGCCGCTGCTGGCAGACCTCGCCCGCACCGGCCAGCAGCCGACGCAGCTGTTCATCACCTGCTCGGACTCGCGGCTGGTGCCCAGTCTGATCACTGCCACCGGCCCGGGGGACCTGTTCGTGGTGCGCAACGTCGGCAACCTGGTGCCCGACTCCGGCGACGGCGACGCCGCCGGGGTCGGCGCGGCGGTCGACTTCGCGCTCAACGTGCTCGAGGTGCGCACCATCACCGTGTGCGGCCATTCCGGCTGCGGCGCGCTGGCCGCGCTGCTGCGGCCGGTGACGCACCCGGCGCCGATGCCGCACCTGGGCCGCTGGCTGCGCCACGCCGAACCGAGCCTGGCGAGGGTCGAGGCGGCCGCGCCGTCCGATGTCGACCACCTGACCCGGCTGTGCCAGACCAACGTGGTCCAGCAGCTGGAGCACCTGATGTCGTATCCGGCGGTGCGCGAGCGGGTCGCCGCCGGGCGGCTGGAACTGGTCGGCATGTACTTCGACCTGGCTACCAGCCGGGTCCACCTGCTCGGCGCGGACCAGGCGTTCGTGCCGGTCGAGGCCCTGAGCCGGAGCTGA
- a CDS encoding aminoglycoside phosphotransferase family protein: MAPTSPQHPGPGAPTLAWLARVLPHPVTAVAALRGGIASSVSAVHTTDAVYVLRLWSRPGWEDDPPVFTAYDEMRALAMLERSGLPVPRLVDADPGGAWCEFPALLMTWLPGTMLHGATHRADGAEELTPDMLRQLVEAGHVLHSLDGAGLPDWLPYTDLGRVGPPPTSTRPQLWRDAVAAARPAPPAPGVFLHRDFHPGNTLWRDGRLTGIVDWTNSSRGSAGYDFGYLRVNLLLAYGQATADALLPLLGGRDRHGDLLAFFDMYCDDELPGPLELVEPYLASLLA, from the coding sequence ATGGCGCCCACCTCACCCCAGCACCCCGGACCGGGTGCGCCGACCCTGGCCTGGCTGGCTCGCGTGCTGCCGCACCCGGTCACGGCCGTGGCCGCGCTTCGGGGCGGCATCGCCAGCAGCGTGAGCGCGGTGCACACCACCGACGCGGTCTACGTGCTGCGGCTGTGGTCGCGGCCCGGCTGGGAGGACGACCCGCCGGTCTTCACCGCGTACGACGAGATGCGCGCCCTGGCCATGCTGGAGCGCAGCGGCCTGCCCGTGCCCCGGCTGGTCGACGCCGACCCCGGCGGTGCCTGGTGCGAGTTCCCCGCGCTGCTGATGACCTGGCTGCCCGGCACCATGCTGCACGGCGCCACCCACCGGGCCGACGGGGCCGAGGAGCTGACGCCGGACATGCTGCGCCAGCTCGTCGAAGCGGGCCACGTCCTGCACTCGCTGGACGGGGCCGGGCTGCCGGACTGGCTGCCGTACACCGATCTGGGGCGGGTCGGGCCGCCGCCCACCAGCACCCGGCCGCAGCTGTGGCGCGACGCCGTCGCGGCCGCCCGGCCCGCACCGCCCGCGCCCGGCGTCTTCCTGCACCGCGACTTCCACCCGGGCAACACGCTGTGGCGCGACGGCCGGCTCACCGGCATCGTCGACTGGACCAACTCCTCGCGCGGTAGCGCCGGCTACGACTTCGGCTACCTGCGGGTCAACCTGCTGCTCGCGTACGGCCAGGCCACGGCGGACGCGCTGCTGCCGCTGCTGGGCGGGCGCGACCGCCACGGCGATCTGCTCGCCTTCTTCGACATGTACTGCGACGACGAGCTGCCCGGCCCGCTGGAGCTGGTCGAGCCGTACCTGGCGAGCCTGCTCGCCTGA
- a CDS encoding FAD-dependent oxidoreductase, which produces MPRLHLIGSTHEYGDVHTYRFRPDGRLDFRPGEYGHLFFPQLLRRFTKPVREISFASAPGDDEVWFTLDHSSNSPFQQHFRALQPGAAMQVFGIGGHLRLTDDAHRPLVMIGGGIGVTPFRSILRHLRAHQPSTPVALVHAAREQHLYAGEFAQMPIAYHRVGRAELAAKLAEVALVEPPATYLVAGSDGFVAAAVEQLRIAAVPDDAIQTDTFKGLHDLDTVTP; this is translated from the coding sequence ATGCCCCGGCTGCACCTGATCGGCAGCACCCACGAGTACGGTGACGTGCACACCTATCGGTTCCGTCCGGACGGGCGGCTCGACTTCCGCCCCGGCGAGTACGGTCACCTGTTCTTCCCGCAGCTGCTGCGCCGGTTCACCAAGCCGGTGCGCGAGATCTCGTTCGCCTCGGCGCCGGGCGACGACGAGGTGTGGTTCACGCTGGACCACTCGTCGAACTCGCCGTTCCAGCAGCACTTCCGGGCGTTGCAGCCGGGTGCGGCGATGCAGGTGTTCGGCATCGGCGGCCACCTGCGCCTGACCGACGACGCGCACCGGCCGCTGGTCATGATCGGCGGCGGCATCGGCGTGACCCCGTTCCGGTCGATCCTGCGCCATCTGCGCGCCCACCAGCCGAGCACCCCGGTGGCCCTGGTCCACGCCGCCCGCGAGCAGCACCTGTACGCGGGAGAGTTCGCGCAGATGCCGATCGCGTACCACCGCGTCGGCCGGGCGGAGCTGGCCGCGAAGCTGGCCGAGGTCGCCCTGGTCGAGCCGCCCGCCACCTACCTGGTGGCCGGTTCGGACGGTTTCGTGGCCGCCGCGGTCGAGCAGCTGCGCATCGCCGCGGTGCCCGACGACGCCATCCAGACCGAC